Proteins encoded in a region of the Candidatus Cloacimonadota bacterium genome:
- a CDS encoding proline--tRNA ligase encodes MRFSKAFIPTLKENPAEAEIPSHRLMIRSGMLRKLGSGIYSYLPLSQKVIHKIERIVREELDKIGCEEILMPVLHPKEIWEQSGRWNVYGPELMRMKDRHNREFALGPTHEEVITILAKNEIKSYKELPINLYQIQTKFRDEIRPRFGIMRAREFIMKDAYSFHKDKECLLKTYDEMHKAYTQIFERCGLKTVAVEADVGPIGGSLSHEFMVLAETGESEVLHCKCGYAATKENCKIAPLKDNPNEEIKNLEKVHTPNKKSADEVSKFLKIDKKQLIKTIIYKSNDKFVAILIRGDREINDVKVANFLQSNKLDFATEEEIAKYTNSTSGFVGPVGQKNIQIYADNNLRNMKNMITGADEKDYHYKNVNLERDTKISEYSDFILAKKGDPCPKCGKPMTSFRGIEVGQIFQLGDKYSKAMNATYTAENGDAVPYQMGCYGIGTTRTMAAAIEQNYDKDGIIWPISIAPYQVELINLTTEDKKITKFCDTLYQKIQNINIEILFDDRDVSPGIKFKEADLIGIPIQIIVGQKNFKYKKVEFKIRKTEERIICNFEEIEDTLKEIIDKLIG; translated from the coding sequence ATGCGATTTTCCAAAGCATTCATTCCTACTCTTAAAGAGAATCCTGCAGAGGCTGAAATTCCCAGCCATAGATTGATGATTCGCAGTGGAATGCTTCGCAAATTAGGTTCTGGAATATATTCTTATCTGCCATTATCACAGAAAGTTATACATAAGATTGAAAGAATTGTGCGAGAAGAACTTGATAAAATTGGGTGTGAAGAGATACTTATGCCAGTTTTGCATCCAAAAGAGATTTGGGAACAATCTGGTAGATGGAATGTTTATGGACCAGAATTAATGCGAATGAAAGATAGACACAACCGAGAATTCGCTCTTGGACCCACGCATGAGGAAGTAATTACTATTCTCGCAAAAAACGAAATAAAATCTTATAAAGAATTACCTATAAATTTATATCAAATTCAGACAAAATTTCGTGACGAAATCCGCCCTCGTTTTGGTATAATGCGTGCTCGTGAATTCATTATGAAGGATGCGTATAGTTTTCATAAGGATAAAGAATGCTTGCTGAAAACTTATGATGAAATGCACAAAGCCTATACACAAATTTTTGAAAGATGTGGTTTAAAAACTGTTGCTGTTGAAGCTGATGTTGGCCCAATTGGAGGGTCGCTTTCTCATGAATTTATGGTTCTGGCTGAAACTGGTGAATCTGAAGTTTTACATTGCAAATGTGGGTACGCTGCAACAAAAGAAAATTGCAAGATCGCTCCTTTGAAAGATAATCCAAACGAAGAAATTAAAAATCTTGAAAAAGTTCACACTCCAAATAAGAAATCAGCAGATGAAGTCAGTAAATTTCTTAAGATTGATAAAAAACAGCTTATTAAAACAATTATATATAAATCTAATGATAAGTTTGTCGCTATTCTAATACGAGGTGATAGAGAAATAAATGATGTAAAGGTCGCTAATTTTCTACAATCAAACAAGTTGGATTTTGCCACAGAAGAAGAAATTGCAAAATATACAAATTCTACTTCAGGATTTGTTGGTCCTGTAGGTCAAAAAAATATTCAAATTTATGCTGATAATAATCTAAGAAATATGAAAAATATGATTACAGGAGCAGATGAAAAGGATTATCATTACAAAAATGTAAACCTTGAAAGGGATACAAAAATAAGCGAATACTCTGATTTTATCCTTGCAAAAAAGGGTGATCCCTGTCCTAAATGTGGTAAACCTATGACATCCTTTCGTGGCATTGAAGTGGGACAAATATTCCAACTCGGAGATAAATACAGTAAAGCAATGAATGCCACTTATACAGCGGAAAATGGAGATGCTGTCCCCTATCAAATGGGTTGTTACGGAATAGGAACTACTCGCACAATGGCTGCTGCAATTGAACAAAACTATGACAAGGATGGCATCATCTGGCCTATTTCAATCGCTCCGTATCAAGTGGAATTGATAAATCTTACCACTGAAGATAAAAAGATAACAAAATTTTGCGATACCCTTTATCAAAAAATCCAAAATATTAATATTGAGATTCTTTTTGATGACAGAGATGTAAGCCCTGGTATCAAATTCAAAGAAGCAGATTTGATTGGAATACCAATCCAGATAATTGTTGGTCAGAAAAATTTTAAATATAAAAAAGTTGAGTTCAAAATTAGAAAAACGGAAGAAAGGATAATTTGCAATTTTGAAGAAATAGAAGATACGCTAAAGGAAATTATAGACAAGTTAATTGGTTGA
- a CDS encoding nucleoside triphosphate pyrophosphatase, whose amino-acid sequence MLHNLLKNEDIILASKSPRRAFLLHQIGLKFCQISSDIEEVENRMSPEDFVTYYSMRKADKVFKTHPNSFVIGVDTIVLIDNKILGKPKNRKAAKKFLQNLSGNCHIVLSGISICTRRQKISNIERTKVYFNKISESDIEEYLNTNEPMDKAGAYGIQGFGSQFINKIEGCYFNVMGFPIPLFYKMCNRLIRSGYPISSDEG is encoded by the coding sequence ATGCTTCACAATCTATTAAAAAACGAGGATATTATTCTGGCTTCAAAATCTCCAAGAAGAGCATTTCTTCTCCATCAAATTGGTCTTAAATTTTGTCAAATATCTTCGGATATTGAGGAAGTAGAAAATAGAATGTCTCCAGAAGACTTTGTTACTTATTATTCAATGAGAAAAGCAGACAAAGTTTTTAAAACACATCCAAATTCTTTTGTAATCGGAGTTGATACTATTGTATTGATTGATAATAAAATATTAGGAAAACCGAAAAATCGCAAAGCAGCTAAAAAATTTTTACAAAACCTTTCCGGGAATTGTCATATTGTATTAAGTGGTATTTCAATATGCACAAGAAGGCAAAAGATATCAAATATTGAAAGGACTAAAGTATATTTCAACAAAATCTCAGAATCTGATATAGAAGAATATTTAAATACAAATGAACCTATGGATAAAGCAGGGGCTTATGGAATTCAAGGATTTGGAAGCCAGTTTATAAATAAGATTGAAGGTTGCTATTTTAATGTAATGGGTTTTCCAATTCCACTTTTTTATAAGATGTGCAACCGCCTGATCCGTTCAGGCTACCCAATTTCATCGGACGAAGGGTGA
- a CDS encoding DUF814 domain-containing protein, with the protein MKDKKSYTTLSLFSGGLDSILAAKIVQQQGIKVIPICFESPFFDCKKAEKSAEMLGLKLQIRELEEEYLNIIKSPKYSYGKNLNPCIDCHAYMFNKLGDMLKEYNADFMISGEVLGQRPKSQSIAGLNSVDKLCEYKDLIIRPLSQKLLQDTKPIREGWINKEELYDIQGKSRKIQIELAKEFKITNYPSPAGGCLLTDEGYCKRLQDLISYDMFSLKYIKFLNVGRHFRISENTKLILGRKKSDNEKLNNLITDDLLTLKAERFPGPLGVINCKQELNIDEIKLSAQILLRYITKIRDRSNVKISIGKTYYKIIEAKKLAEGLEKKYLIL; encoded by the coding sequence ATGAAAGATAAAAAATCCTATACCACTTTATCCCTATTCTCTGGTGGATTAGATAGTATTTTAGCCGCAAAAATTGTTCAACAGCAAGGCATCAAAGTTATCCCGATTTGTTTTGAATCACCTTTTTTTGATTGTAAAAAAGCAGAGAAATCCGCAGAAATGCTGGGGCTGAAATTGCAAATCAGAGAGTTGGAAGAGGAATATCTAAATATCATTAAAAGCCCAAAATATAGTTATGGGAAAAACTTAAATCCTTGCATAGATTGTCACGCATATATGTTTAATAAATTAGGAGATATGCTAAAAGAATATAATGCAGATTTTATGATTTCAGGTGAAGTATTGGGGCAAAGACCAAAGTCTCAATCTATTGCAGGTTTAAATTCTGTTGATAAACTTTGTGAATATAAAGATTTGATAATTAGACCTCTTTCGCAAAAGCTTCTTCAAGATACAAAACCTATTAGGGAAGGCTGGATTAACAAAGAAGAATTATACGATATTCAAGGCAAAAGTAGAAAAATACAGATTGAACTGGCAAAAGAATTTAAGATTACTAATTACCCATCTCCTGCTGGAGGATGTCTTCTGACTGATGAGGGTTATTGCAAACGTTTACAGGATTTAATAAGTTATGATATGTTTTCCTTGAAATATATAAAATTTCTAAATGTAGGCAGACATTTTCGTATTTCTGAAAACACAAAATTGATTTTAGGACGCAAAAAAAGTGATAATGAAAAACTAAACAATTTAATTACAGATGATTTATTAACCTTAAAAGCTGAAAGATTTCCAGGACCTCTTGGGGTGATAAATTGTAAACAAGAGTTGAACATTGACGAAATTAAATTATCTGCACAAATTCTCTTAAGGTATATAACAAAAATTAGAGACAGAAGTAATGTAAAAATAAGTATAGGCAAAACATATTATAAGATAATTGAAGCAAAGAAGTTGGCAGAGGGTTTAGAGAAGAAATATTTGATATTGTAG